DNA from Elaeis guineensis isolate ETL-2024a chromosome 2, EG11, whole genome shotgun sequence:
ACCCCTCGCCGACGGTCATGAGTTGATCTCTGCTGGAGAAAGATTTGTCTTAGGCTTCTTCAGCCCTGTCAATATTAACAGTCGTTATGTTGGCATATGGTACAAGGTCTCACCTTCTACCGTCGTGTGGGTTGCCAACCGCCAGCACCCAATCTCCGAGCGCAACGGCAGCCTATCGATCGACACCAATGGAACTCTCATCATCACCGACCATAATTCTAAACCCATCTGGTCCTCAGGCTCATCGGGCCTCACCAATCCAGTTGCACAACTCTTAGACGACGGGAATTTCATCATTAAAGAGGCTAATGGTGACGGTAATGTTCCAAGGAGCTTTGCATGGCAGAGCTTCGACTATCCAACCGACACTCTGCTCCCAGGAATGAAGTTGGGGTGGAACATAACGAGTGGCTTCAACCGTAATCTCACATCATGGATTAGTCCTAGTGACCCAACGCCGGGCTCCTACTCCATGGTTTTGGATGTCCATGGTGACCCCCAGGTAATCGTGTGGAAAGGCTCAGACAAGCAGGGGCGCACAGGGCCATGGAACGGGCAAACATTTAGTGGCATGCCGGATTTTAGCCCTGACTTCGTACTGGACTTTGTCATGAACAACGAGGAGGTCTTCTACATGAACAACACCACCAACACGTCGATCATCGGGAGGCTTCTTCTGTACTACACCGGTGTGGTCGTACGCCTTGTTTGGGATGATGCCACCCAAATGTGGAGCACCTTCGCGTTAGAGCCGAAGGACACATGTGATATGTGGTCACAATGCGGGTCTTATGGGGTTTGTAACTATGACAACTCACCGATATGTAGTTGCTTGCAGGGGTTTAAGCTTAGGTCGTCGAGAAATTCAGATTTTAGAGATGGATGTACGAGGATGACGGAGCTAGACTGTCAGAACGGGACGGATGGTTTTGTGACAGTAAAAGAAGTAAAGCTGCCGGACACATCGAGATCAACGGTGGATAGGAGCATCAGACTGCATGAGTGTAGGAATTCGTGCTTGAGGAATTGTTCATGCACCGCCTATGCGAGTGCTGATATCAATGGAACCGGCTGCGTAATTTGGACAACGGAGCTCACTGATATTAGTGCGCATTCCTTTCTTGGACAAGATCTCTATGTCCGACTAGCGGCGGCCGATCTAGGTATGTATTGTTTTATTTATTGAGGTCAGCAATTGCATGCTGGAAAGACTTATACCATCAGATCAGTGCATGCTGGAAATCGGTAGATGTTTACATTGCCAGTTCTGGTGCCGGTGCCGGTGTCGGTGCCGGTTTGTACTAGTTCAAGGGTGAACTTTGCACACTGTTATTGGGCGTATGCAGTCCAATTTGTACTGTTTGGTGTGAGTCAGGCTTTCCACAGTAGTTCGATGTAGCAGAGGTACTTGTAGGTGGAAAATTATTGCATGCATCAGATGTAAATGGGGAACGGATCCTCTGCGGTACTTAAAAGGATGCTGTACATACCTCAAAAATATCTATCAAAAGATGAGTGGCCGTACGTGCTTACGtacatatattaaaatattaaaaaaaataataataaatttttaagatatttgaaTAATTTAGATAAACATCATATAATCGTTCATTTTTTTATGGACGTTTTCGAAGTATGTACAATATTCTGCGTTACTTTTTGAATATCGTAGAGGATACCATTTCGATGCA
Protein-coding regions in this window:
- the LOC105049919 gene encoding G-type lectin S-receptor-like serine/threonine-protein kinase At4g27290; the protein is MGRLPTPLFFFLCSILSSHFSPSIGGDTLTPAQPLADGHELISAGERFVLGFFSPVNINSRYVGIWYKVSPSTVVWVANRQHPISERNGSLSIDTNGTLIITDHNSKPIWSSGSSGLTNPVAQLLDDGNFIIKEANGDGNVPRSFAWQSFDYPTDTLLPGMKLGWNITSGFNRNLTSWISPSDPTPGSYSMVLDVHGDPQVIVWKGSDKQGRTGPWNGQTFSGMPDFSPDFVLDFVMNNEEVFYMNNTTNTSIIGRLLLYYTGVVVRLVWDDATQMWSTFALEPKDTCDMWSQCGSYGVCNYDNSPICSCLQGFKLRSSRNSDFRDGCTRMTELDCQNGTDGFVTVKEVKLPDTSRSTVDRSIRLHECRNSCLRNCSCTAYASADINGTGCVIWTTELTDISAHSFLGQDLYVRLAAADLGMYFLVPVPVSVPVCTSSRVNFAHCYWAYAVQFVLFGVSQAFHSLGSDHSHSRTTVGIVVGSVLGPLLVASVGVCIWIKRRRRTGAISFASHRKQKESKDWELPLFDLGTIIAAINNFSIENKLGRGGFGPVYKGKLGEEQEIAVKRLSKTSAQGTDEFMNEVTLIAKLQHRNLVRLLGCCTQGEERMLVYEYMPNKSLDAFLFDKDRGVLLDWQTRYNIIEGIAQGLLYLHRDSRLRIIHRDLKASNVLLDKDMNPKISDFGLARIFRGDEIAINTRRVVGTYGYMSPEYAMDGVFSVKSDVFSFGVLVLEIISGKKNRGVSVSEHEGNLLAHAWSLWTEGNASELIDKSISNSTSMVEAVNCIKVGLLCVQESPRDRPTMSSVVLMLGSRNASLSDPKHPGFFQMRARSEIESSKGKTDSASINELSLTTVEGR